A DNA window from Fusobacterium perfoetens ATCC 29250 contains the following coding sequences:
- a CDS encoding NifB/NifX family molybdenum-iron cluster-binding protein codes for MKLAIALKENDFNSLVDERFGRASYFLIIDNETKDYEIIENEAKDEVTGAGLKAVKTLMKYGVEIIIAGEIGPKAATLIHEFEIPTYKLGNYEKVNEVLEAFNKNLLEKYDLSPKPMGLRKA; via the coding sequence ATGAAATTAGCAATAGCTTTAAAAGAAAATGATTTTAATTCATTAGTTGATGAAAGATTTGGAAGAGCATCTTATTTTTTAATAATAGATAATGAAACAAAAGATTATGAAATAATTGAAAATGAAGCTAAAGATGAGGTTACAGGAGCTGGACTTAAGGCTGTAAAAACTCTTATGAAATATGGAGTTGAAATAATTATTGCTGGAGAAATTGGACCAAAGGCTGCTACCCTTATACATGAATTTGAAATACCAACTTATAAACTTGGAAACTATGAAAAAGTTAATGAAGTTTTAGAAGCTTTTAATAAAAATCTTTTAGAAAAATATGACCTTAGTCCAAAACCAATGGGACTTAGAAAAGCTTAA
- a CDS encoding ATP-binding protein — translation MKFNEIVVISGKGGTGKTTVTSSLIPYFEDVVIGDCDVDAPNLKILFSPKDIEIKEFFGMKKAKRNMKVCNNCGLCFKYCKFNAIDNLTKCEGCGVCEYICPTGAIEMVDNKAGSLIISDTSYGKLVHASLIPGEENSGKLVAEVRKATKKIAEEENKKYIILDGVPGVACNVISSITGIKKAVLVTEPTLSGLHDMERLLDLIAKFRIKPYFIINKYDLSNEISEKLENFIEEKGYKVSVKIPFEKEIFNCINMKKIPSTEMKEFFNKIGFDKLVEELKKD, via the coding sequence ATGAAATTTAATGAAATAGTTGTTATATCTGGAAAAGGTGGTACAGGAAAAACTACTGTTACTTCTTCTCTTATTCCATATTTTGAAGATGTAGTAATTGGAGATTGTGATGTAGACGCTCCTAACTTAAAAATTTTATTTTCACCTAAAGATATTGAAATAAAAGAATTCTTTGGAATGAAAAAAGCAAAAAGAAATATGAAAGTTTGTAATAATTGTGGACTTTGTTTTAAATATTGTAAATTTAATGCTATTGATAATCTTACTAAGTGTGAAGGTTGTGGAGTTTGTGAATATATTTGCCCTACAGGAGCTATTGAAATGGTAGATAATAAAGCTGGAAGTCTTATTATTTCAGATACCTCTTATGGAAAATTAGTCCATGCTTCACTTATTCCAGGAGAAGAAAATTCTGGAAAATTAGTGGCTGAGGTTAGAAAAGCTACTAAAAAAATTGCTGAGGAAGAAAATAAAAAATATATTATCTTAGATGGAGTTCCTGGAGTAGCTTGTAATGTTATAAGTTCTATTACAGGTATTAAAAAAGCTGTTCTTGTTACAGAACCTACTCTTTCTGGCTTACATGATATGGAAAGATTATTAGATTTAATTGCAAAATTTAGAATAAAACCTTATTTCATTATCAATAAATATGATTTATCTAATGAAATTTCAGAAAAATTAGAAAATTTTATAGAAGAAAAAGGTTATAAAGTCTCTGTTAAAATCCCTTTTGAAAAAGAAATTTTTAATTGTATAAATATGAAAAAAATTCCTTCTACTGAAATGAAAGAATTTTTTAATAAAATTGGTTTTGATAAATTGGTTGAGGAATTGAAAAAAGATTAA
- a CDS encoding P-loop NTPase — protein MKLAVLSGKGGTGKTTVSSNLAFITKSLLIDTDIEEPNSHIFLKPKNIKNFPVNTMYPEIDMERCILCGNCGDFCRFNAIIPSKKKVLVFEESCHDCGGCKIVCRAGAINYCKREIGEIFVGETYFNSPIKYGKLNIGEMSGVKIIKELYKTTPEKDFIIDCPPGTSCTTVASVEESDFAIIVTEPSPFGLSDMKLVIELLQDMKIPFGIVINKSIDGNTEVKNYCNKNSFEILGEIPFDKDIAKTYSKGEIICDTLPQYREIFENILKKIPEVINNEI, from the coding sequence TTGAAATTAGCTGTTTTAAGTGGAAAAGGTGGTACAGGAAAAACTACTGTAAGTAGTAATCTTGCCTTTATTACTAAATCTCTTTTAATTGATACAGATATTGAAGAACCAAATTCTCATATATTTTTAAAACCAAAAAATATAAAAAATTTTCCTGTAAATACTATGTATCCTGAAATAGATATGGAAAGATGTATTCTTTGTGGTAACTGTGGAGATTTTTGTAGATTTAATGCTATTATTCCTAGTAAGAAAAAAGTTTTAGTTTTTGAAGAAAGTTGCCACGACTGTGGAGGTTGTAAAATTGTCTGTAGAGCTGGAGCAATAAATTATTGCAAAAGAGAAATTGGTGAAATATTTGTAGGAGAAACTTATTTCAATTCACCAATAAAATATGGAAAATTAAATATTGGAGAGATGTCTGGAGTAAAGATAATAAAAGAACTATACAAAACTACACCTGAAAAAGATTTTATTATTGATTGTCCTCCAGGTACTTCTTGTACAACTGTGGCTTCCGTAGAAGAAAGTGATTTTGCAATAATTGTTACAGAACCTTCTCCTTTTGGTTTAAGTGATATGAAATTAGTTATTGAACTTTTACAAGATATGAAAATTCCATTTGGAATTGTAATAAATAAATCTATTGATGGTAATACAGAAGTAAAAAATTATTGCAATAAAAATTCTTTTGAAATATTGGGAGAAATTCCTTTTGATAAGGATATTGCAAAAACTTATTCTAAAGGTGAAATAATTTGTGATACCCTACCTCAATATAGAGAAATCTTTGAAAATATTTTAAAGAAAATTCCAGAGGTGATAAATAATGAAATTTAA